The following DNA comes from Brassica oleracea var. oleracea cultivar TO1000 chromosome C5, BOL, whole genome shotgun sequence.
ATCACCACTCTCTAGTAAAGTCTAAAACAATTAGACATAGAAGTCTCTGTGTTTTACCTCCAGAATTTTCACAAAGAGACGCATTGCCTCCATGGAAGGCATGGTTCCGAGCCCCTGCCAACTAAGTAAAGATGGAATTGATTCAGAACATTAGGAATAGACTTCTCCCAGGAAAGCTCACAAAAACAAACATCTAAAAAGATAACAAGCTCGTGATGTATTTGCATAATAACATTACATGCAATCACATTTCCTCAACATGTCACACAATTTTTGAATTCATAAAAAATCATATGCTTGCAAATACAAATCCTGCTTTATTATTTTGTATCTAGCAGCTTACATTACATCTAATATACTCCTTTCCCAATTCCATGATTCATGAGGCATATGGATTCTTCTACTCTAATAATTGATGAAATCTAAAGCATCTACTAATTGCATCCACCACAAAGCTTCTTCCTACTAGTATGAGAAACGTAAGTGTCGGCAGACACCGAATCTAACCTTTTCCACTTGCTTTGCTCCACTGGTCTCCATGCGCTAGGTTTCGGAGTGTTGCATGGTCCTACGGTAACCTGTATACATTGTTAAATCCAAAGAGATCATCAACACTGAGCCTAGTCACATATCAAGTTACAGAACCAATAACAAGATCTAATTAAAGCTAAGATTGAACGACGAACGATCCACGAGATCTGATTACTAAAACAGTATCACAATCGCGTTTTCAATCAAATCGATAACCAAATCTCAAGCAACATTCACAGGTAGAAGATCGAGAACGCGATCAAGCTAAGTCATACAGGCGAATTGCGTCATTTCGAAAAATCTGACAAAATCTCGACGAGAGGGATACGAATCGATGAATCAAACAAAGGAAACCACCAGATCTCGTGAAATCAACAATCGTGAGGTTGGAGATCGAGGGAATAGAAGAGCCTTGACCTGCTGGTAGAGCGCATAGAGAAGCAGTGCAGTGTCATTGGAGAATTTCGAGCTGACGTTTTTCGCCGACGATTCAGATCCGTCGAATCCGGCGTAAGACGCGGCGGCGTAGAACCTCTCCGGGTAGGCGGGGCCAGATGTTGCTCTAGCCATAGCCATTTTTGTCTCACCTTCTCTGGGATTTGATCGGAGATGGAGAAAGCCGAAGAAGAGCAGCGATTGGTGTTTTTCTAGTTTCCTTTTACAGATTCAAAGTTTTTTTTTTTTTATAATTTTAAAATATTTAATTTTGTGTTTACATTAGCGGCACGATCAAGACGACATAATCATATTTTCTCACATACTCTTTTTATTGTCACTTCGTTTTTTTTTTTAATCTTAATCTTCCACAAATCATGTCAATTACTTGGTTTGAACGTGATTTTTTGGTTAATTTTCCTGGTTAACCTACAACACATGACATGGTAAATTGGTAAGTCACACTATTCACTAGTCGAAATACTCTCTTCAGTGCATATTTACTAATTAATAAAGATAATTTTAAATTTTTTAAAAATTATTTGTGTTTAGTAAATTTTGATTAACTAAAATTAAATGGAAAATAGTTAATAATAAAATTATATTTATTATCAAAATTTAACACATATTTTAAATATGTGTGAAATCCCAAAACATGCATTTTTTAAAAAACGAATAGTGTATAATTTAGGACATTTGAACATGTGCCTAAAAAATAAAAATCATGAGTTCCCAACGATGATAATGAAGAAACAAAATAAGCCTTGCTTTGCAGTGTCTTGTTTTCTTTTTCACATTTAAGAAATGATATTGAATGATTTAGCAATAGTATGAAACTCATGTTTTAACTCTGACCAAGCTGACTCTGGAGCCTGAGCATTCAGAGTATAGAGCCGGCCACCATTAGCGCAACATACAGCCACGTTATGCCGCCGGAAAGATGGTGATTCGACTTTGAATTCCAACTCATAGTACTTCAAGTTTCTCTCTGAATCTTGTCTGAGATTTGCTTCCAGCAAAGTCCCTTTTAAATCTGTTCTTTGACCAGATCTTGTCACTGTTTTTACTATCGCTTCTCCTACTTCCTTTGGCCCTCCAAATGCTTCAATTCTATATATCATAAACAATAAGAAAAGTTCATAACCATAGCTTTCACTTCGTGAAATAAAATGCTAATTGTTTGTTTCATAACCATAGAAACAATGAACGTAATTACTTACTCATGATGATGCTGAAAATATCTAGGAATGATGTGTTTACTTACGAGAAAGTGGGTGAGACAGGGGAGACAATAACACTGACGTTGAGCTCGCCGGTCGAACCGGGTGGTCCAAATGCAACAACCGGTTCATTGACGTTTTTCCGGCGACTGATTCTTGCGGGAGGAAGGTCTAGAGAAGTCTCCCGCTCTGTCTTCTCCGCGGCTCTATACAAGAGCGTTTGGTCTCCAACCCACGTAGCCGGATATATAAACTCTATGATTGTTGTAACATAACATTTATAATTAAATATAAAGATTATATAATTTGATGAGGAGCAGAGAAAAAATGTGTTGCTAACCGAAACCTTCAACCGTGTCGATACATCTGCTATAACCTCTGATCGGATACACAACATCGAGTTGAAGATTCCGACCGAACTCTGGCGATAAACCGAGTACAAAGCTCGTGACTCCTCCAAAATTCGCACCGATGGCGAGCACAGAGGACGAGCCTATACCAAGAAGTAACCGCCGGTTGAATTTCTCAGCAAGGGGAGAGAACTCGTCGGCCGGGGAGGTTTTCCGGTCACCGGGGGATTGTTGAGCGATCAAAATGCTGGAGGGTTTGGCACTTTTGAGTGATGATGAGTGAAGAGAGAAGTAAAGTTTTAGAGACATTTCTTGTCCGTTCTTTTAAGGATGTCATCGAGTGTTGCAGACTTCTTATCACTTGCAGAGCTAGTTGTTAAACGACAGCGTTTTACATTCGACAGTGTTTTAAAAATGGAGATGCTTATTAAAAAAAAACAATAATATCATGATATTTGATAATATCTATGGAAGTTCCAAAAGAAAGATAATAATATCATGTTTCGTTACAAAAAGAAGATAATAAATTCAATCAAAGTCTAGGAAGTAGGAACTTTGCACTGAAATGAATGAATAGGTGTGGAGCAAGAAGTATAAGAGCAACAATATTGCAGGTCCTTGCTGGTGTCCTCAGGGGAGGGGGGACCACGATTTTAATTAAGTACTAGCAAATGATAGTTGGATTTCTTCTAAAGTTAATCCTTGAGTCTCTGGCACCAAACACCACGTGAATACAATTGTTACTCCACAAACTATTGCTGATATAATAAAAGTTCCTACAAGTTATTTAAACAAAGGTTAATAAATTTTAGCCATTTTACTTCATTTAAATAACTAAATCGAAGAAAATCAAAAACATATAGTTTAGGTTACTTACCGGCTGGGCTCCAAACCAACATAAAATTGAAACAATAGTTGGCAATCCAACCAGTGAACCAATTGGCTATGGTCACTAAACTCCCTGCTAACACCTTTATATCCATTGGAAATATCTGCCAACAAAAAAACAATTTGACATATAATAATTAAAAATATATGCAATTTATATTATATATTTGGATAAAATGAGAAATAATCTCCACAAAGAAAAAAAGAATCACCTCAGACATTATAACCCATGGCAACGCTCCCATTCCAAATGCAAACATCATCGTGAATGACTGTAGAATATAAATGGTTATATCTTTACATTTTGATAAATTAACAATAATTGGTTAAAAATCATAGAATACAGTTTGTGTAAGTATACTTTGATAGAATACCAATTAAATGACTTTAAGTTATCTTTTGATAAACTATATGATGCAGTTAAATAGAATAATACCAACTATCAATTAAATCAAAAATCAAATTGTGAAGAACTTACCAATATTCCGATGAAAGTGAAAACTGGAGTAATGTTTTGAATCTCGGGAACATCTTTAACTCCAAAAGCTACCGCCAATGTAATACAGCTTAAGCATAACCCAAATGCCGAAGCCTGCAAATTCAATCCATTAAATCTATATTTAATTATTGCAGAAAATCGACTGGTTAGCCGTTTAGGCAGCTACGCGATCACTTGAGTTTAAGAAAAACTATAAGTGCCATAACGCTGGGCAAGATTATTAAACCAAAGCTCTAATATGAACAAACAAACAAAAAATCAAAAAGTTTCTAACCATAAGAAGTGGTCGTCTCCCCCAGCGATCCACGAGGATTAAACCCATTAAAGATTTTGGTACCTATGCATGAACGTTGATAAGATATTAGGGTTACGGTGTGAGGAAAAACCCGAATTTAGAATTATTATACGTACGACGATAAGAGACAACACCGTCATCCCAATCCGAGCAGAAAATCCTGGAAAATAAAAGTGTGAAATACTATCTATTAAAATCTAAGATATAATAGATTATATTTTTACCGCCAAGTTCAAAAAGAGTGCTTCCATAAGAGCCTATTCCTGACATTCCACATAATTGTTGCAGAAGCATCAAACCTATGCCGATCTGAACATATAATTAGACGAATCCAAACAAAATTTAATAATGTTTTACAGACTTTATATCCAAATCTTTAATATATATTGTTGAACGAATGAAAACAAAACTTCTTACTGTAAGTTGATGAGCATATCTCTTTCTGAAAAGACTACGAATGCTGGTATTCGAATTTTGTTTTGAAACTTCTACGGAAATCTACAAAAGTTAATTATGAAAAATGTGAGAATATT
Coding sequences within:
- the LOC106296208 gene encoding psbP domain-containing protein 7, chloroplastic isoform X2, with protein sequence MSLKLYFSLHSSSLKSAKPSSILIAQQSPGDRKTSPADEFSPLAEKFNRRLLLGIGSSSVLAIGANFGGVTSFVLGLSPEFGRNLQLDVVYPIRGYSRCIDTVEEFIYPATWVGDQTLLYRAAEKTERETSLDLPPARISRRKNVNEPVVAFGPPGSTGELNVSVIVSPVSPTFSIEAFGGPKEVGEAIVKTVTRSGQRTDLKGTLLEANLRQDSERNLKYYELEFKVESPSFRRHNVAVCCANGGRLYTLNAQAPESAWSELKHEFHTIAKSFNIIS
- the LOC106296208 gene encoding psbP domain-containing protein 7, chloroplastic isoform X1; this translates as MSLKLYFSLHSSSLKSAKPSSILIAQQSPGDRKTSPADEFSPLAEKFNRRLLLGIGSSSVLAIGANFGGVTSFVLGLSPEFGRNLQLDVVYPIRGYSRCIDTVEGFEFIYPATWVGDQTLLYRAAEKTERETSLDLPPARISRRKNVNEPVVAFGPPGSTGELNVSVIVSPVSPTFSIEAFGGPKEVGEAIVKTVTRSGQRTDLKGTLLEANLRQDSERNLKYYELEFKVESPSFRRHNVAVCCANGGRLYTLNAQAPESAWSELKHEFHTIAKSFNIIS